In Aciduliprofundum sp. MAR08-339, a single window of DNA contains:
- a CDS encoding flippase-like domain-containing protein has product MDVKKYRKWLIISIVISATSLAIIFMLSYTKQAGNIILSLNPLIILYAIILNVFAWTFWAIRIKILASALDIGICLRKAFRIVMVSQFMAAVTPSSMGGEPMRIYMLSQDNMTWGNTSVGDATALTVGERLIDFLFFGISLPILLLLVGLSIDLAGVKYFMIASAVLLGLAGLFTMFLVTHPHRFKKKIHKLDKILRFIIKEDAKRWNTLKKMEKEFVTFSESTITIFKRKKLHFVAAMGATALMWTCGFTIPSVLLMGFGQDPMWLISYTFQMIIVLITMIPVSPGGSGLAEFSAYFLYGQRVPSEFLGPLIVVWRILTFYMNLGVGLVFTLHYIAKGK; this is encoded by the coding sequence ATGGATGTGAAAAAGTACAGAAAATGGCTCATCATATCCATCGTTATAAGCGCCACATCCCTGGCCATAATATTCATGCTCAGTTATACCAAGCAGGCCGGAAACATAATTTTGAGCCTTAATCCCCTGATAATTCTGTACGCAATAATCCTCAACGTTTTCGCCTGGACGTTCTGGGCCATTAGGATAAAAATCCTTGCCTCCGCTCTGGACATAGGGATATGCTTAAGAAAGGCATTTCGCATAGTCATGGTAAGTCAGTTTATGGCCGCAGTCACTCCATCGTCCATGGGTGGAGAACCCATGAGGATATACATGCTCTCCCAGGATAATATGACATGGGGTAACACCTCCGTAGGAGACGCAACTGCTCTCACCGTGGGAGAGCGCCTAATAGATTTCCTCTTCTTCGGAATCTCTCTTCCCATTCTTCTCCTCCTTGTGGGGCTTTCAATAGACCTTGCAGGGGTAAAATATTTCATGATCGCATCGGCCGTGCTTCTTGGTCTCGCAGGCCTTTTTACAATGTTTCTGGTAACTCACCCGCACAGGTTCAAAAAGAAAATACATAAACTTGACAAGATTCTGAGGTTCATAATAAAGGAGGACGCCAAGAGATGGAACACACTCAAAAAAATGGAAAAGGAATTTGTCACCTTCTCAGAGAGCACAATAACCATATTCAAAAGAAAAAAATTGCACTTTGTGGCTGCAATGGGGGCAACGGCTCTCATGTGGACCTGTGGATTTACAATACCCTCTGTGCTCCTTATGGGCTTCGGACAGGATCCGATGTGGCTCATATCCTACACATTTCAGATGATAATAGTTCTCATCACCATGATCCCTGTATCCCCTGGAGGGAGCGGTCTTGCAGAGTTTTCGGCATATTTCCTCTATGGTCAGAGGGTTCCTTCCGAGTTTCTTGGTCCCCTGATAGTTGTGTGGAGAATTCTCACATTCTATATGAATCTCGGGGTAGGACTTGTCTTCACCCTTCACTACATCGCAAAAGGTAAATAA
- a CDS encoding glycosyltransferase: MKIAFGICSLGIGHVTRSLPLIKKLEEEGHEIVLVSYGRAAQMLRKEMGHLKLYQIPDFPIQYPEKAHQFIPYFFMHSNKILSTMLGSHREFVNLHERENFDLIISDSRFDVFHRNVPSFLIIHQLRIMVPLKLLRFGITIYNRYITRFFKRILVPDFRENSLSGEMSHNLKMMEKDKIEYIGPLSPFRYRNMKRDIDVLISISGPEPQRSIFEKRVFESLDSIEGNVVVTLGRPEDGEKRNDVRIFPYLSMEKREEIMNRSKIVISRSGYSTIMDLYVIGGKAMFVPTPGQPEQEYLARYLENTGIAGYTTQDKINLGEMVERAKNYRGFKGNYDVSKSVENAMRVIFQWM, translated from the coding sequence GTGAAGATTGCGTTTGGCATATGCTCTCTTGGGATCGGACACGTGACCAGAAGTCTTCCACTCATAAAAAAATTGGAAGAGGAGGGTCACGAGATTGTGCTTGTATCCTACGGCAGGGCTGCGCAGATGCTCAGAAAAGAGATGGGACATCTGAAACTCTATCAAATTCCAGATTTTCCGATACAGTATCCTGAAAAGGCTCATCAGTTCATCCCCTATTTTTTCATGCACTCAAACAAAATTCTCAGTACGATGCTTGGTTCACACAGAGAATTTGTAAACTTGCATGAGAGAGAGAATTTTGATCTCATAATATCCGATAGCAGATTTGATGTGTTTCACAGAAACGTTCCATCCTTCCTCATAATTCACCAACTGCGCATCATGGTTCCGCTCAAGTTGCTGAGATTCGGAATAACCATTTACAACAGGTACATCACCAGATTTTTCAAAAGAATTCTCGTTCCGGATTTCAGAGAAAATTCCCTATCGGGGGAGATGTCCCACAATTTGAAGATGATGGAGAAGGATAAAATTGAGTACATAGGACCCCTCTCTCCATTCAGGTACAGAAACATGAAAAGGGATATTGACGTGCTAATATCCATTTCAGGTCCAGAACCTCAGAGAAGCATATTCGAAAAGAGGGTATTTGAAAGTCTGGACAGTATTGAAGGAAATGTAGTTGTTACTCTCGGCAGACCAGAGGATGGAGAGAAAAGGAATGACGTACGCATATTTCCCTACCTTAGCATGGAGAAAAGAGAGGAGATTATGAACAGAAGCAAAATCGTGATATCCCGCTCAGGGTACTCAACCATTATGGATCTGTATGTGATTGGGGGAAAGGCAATGTTCGTACCCACTCCAGGACAACCTGAACAGGAGTACCTTGCACGGTACCTCGAAAATACCGGTATAGCCGGGTACACCACCCAGGATAAAATAAACCTTGGAGAGATGGTTGAAAGGGCAAAGAATTACAGAGGATTCAAGGGTAATTACGATGTTTCAAAATCCGTGGAAAACGCCATGAGGGTGATCTTCCAATGGATGTGA
- a CDS encoding M20 family metallo-hydrolase translates to MEKVFEKLESMREELIQFTIEMNRIKAVNPAGGGEGEEKRADWLEKKLREICDEVERYDTLDENGIKRPNLIGIIYGEDRSRTLWLIGHMDTVPEGDLSLWEHDPYDPILKDGKIYGRGTLDDGQAIVSSYFAAKAMRKAGMRPKYNIGLAYVADEEAGSRYGAEFLMDKGIFKPNDLVVVPDGGAPDGSFVEIAEKSAAWIKIVTIGKQAHASMPHTGVNAHRAAMKFALAVDEYLHKKYADEDSTFEPPISTFEITKKERNVDNINTIPGTDVIYFDFRVLPHYKIEDVIGDVRKIAEEYEKKENVKINVEIVQASQAAPPTDVNSEIVQKLMKALRELRGIEPVAGGIGGGTVAAFFRRVGIPAVVWMTADDVEHQPNEYCRVDNCINDAKVFIYLALS, encoded by the coding sequence ATGGAAAAGGTGTTTGAAAAACTTGAAAGTATGAGAGAAGAGTTGATCCAGTTCACAATTGAAATGAACAGAATAAAGGCTGTGAACCCTGCAGGTGGTGGAGAGGGTGAGGAAAAAAGAGCAGATTGGCTTGAAAAAAAACTTAGGGAGATATGCGACGAGGTTGAGCGCTACGATACCCTTGATGAAAACGGAATAAAGAGACCAAATCTGATTGGTATAATATACGGGGAGGATAGAAGCAGAACCCTGTGGCTCATAGGTCACATGGATACCGTACCAGAGGGGGACCTATCTCTCTGGGAGCATGACCCCTATGACCCGATTTTGAAGGACGGAAAGATATACGGGCGCGGAACCCTCGATGATGGCCAGGCGATAGTATCTTCATATTTTGCAGCAAAGGCCATGCGGAAGGCAGGAATGAGACCAAAGTACAACATAGGGCTTGCCTATGTTGCAGATGAGGAGGCTGGAAGCAGATACGGGGCAGAATTTCTCATGGATAAGGGCATATTCAAGCCCAATGACCTTGTTGTTGTGCCGGATGGAGGTGCTCCAGATGGCTCGTTTGTGGAAATCGCGGAGAAAAGCGCGGCGTGGATAAAAATTGTTACCATTGGAAAGCAGGCCCACGCATCAATGCCCCATACAGGTGTGAACGCACACCGGGCGGCCATGAAATTTGCCCTTGCGGTGGATGAGTACCTGCACAAAAAGTATGCAGATGAGGATAGCACATTTGAACCTCCAATCTCCACATTTGAGATAACCAAGAAGGAGAGGAATGTGGATAATATAAACACGATACCCGGCACGGATGTGATTTACTTTGATTTCCGTGTGCTTCCCCATTACAAAATTGAAGATGTTATAGGGGATGTGAGGAAAATTGCGGAAGAGTATGAAAAGAAAGAGAATGTCAAAATAAATGTGGAGATAGTGCAGGCATCTCAGGCAGCACCCCCTACGGATGTGAACAGCGAAATTGTGCAAAAATTGATGAAGGCGCTTAGAGAACTCAGGGGTATAGAGCCTGTTGCTGGAGGAATCGGAGGGGGCACAGTAGCAGCATTTTTCCGCAGAGTTGGCATACCCGCAGTTGTGTGGATGACCGCAGACGACGTGGAGCACCAACCAAACGAGTACTGCCGCGTTGATAATTGCATAAACGATGCAAAGGTTTTCATATACCTTGCATTGAGTTAA
- a CDS encoding pyruvate ferredoxin oxidoreductase subunit gamma has translation MYEVRFHGRGGQGAVTAANILAIAAVKQGFYAQSFPYFGVERRGAPVQAFTRIDDKKIDIRMNVYNPDAVVVLDPSLMDVIDVTEGLKEGGIIVINTSKKPEEFELKNFKIATVNATEIALRHHLGSQAAPIVNTSILGAYARAVGNVKVEYVVEAIRENAPAKKEENALAAKEAYEQTVLGW, from the coding sequence ATGTACGAGGTAAGATTCCATGGAAGAGGTGGTCAGGGAGCCGTTACAGCGGCTAATATCCTGGCCATAGCAGCTGTGAAGCAGGGATTCTACGCTCAATCGTTTCCATACTTCGGTGTGGAGCGGAGAGGAGCGCCCGTGCAGGCATTTACAAGAATAGATGACAAAAAGATTGACATAAGAATGAACGTGTACAATCCGGATGCGGTGGTTGTGCTTGATCCATCGCTCATGGACGTCATTGACGTTACCGAGGGACTTAAGGAGGGGGGAATAATTGTGATAAACACCTCCAAAAAACCTGAAGAGTTTGAACTAAAAAACTTCAAGATTGCCACTGTGAACGCAACGGAGATTGCACTGAGGCATCATCTTGGTTCACAGGCAGCACCTATTGTGAACACATCTATTCTGGGTGCCTACGCAAGGGCGGTAGGAAATGTGAAGGTGGAGTACGTTGTGGAGGCAATTCGTGAGAACGCTCCTGCAAAGAAGGAGGAAAACGCTCTGGCTGCCAAGGAAGCCTATGAGCAAACTGTTTTGGGGTGGTAA
- a CDS encoding 4Fe-4S binding protein has translation MEIITRGAVIPEPGNSVENKTGTWRVFKPVINYDKCIRCLICWQFCPEPAIWRHDDEETKMNTPAPKEALKRLPVVEIDYDYCKGCGICYNECPVKAIDFVKEEK, from the coding sequence ATGGAGATAATAACAAGAGGAGCCGTAATTCCTGAACCTGGAAATTCGGTTGAGAACAAGACGGGAACCTGGAGGGTATTCAAGCCCGTAATAAACTACGATAAATGCATTCGGTGCCTTATATGCTGGCAGTTCTGCCCGGAGCCGGCGATATGGAGGCACGATGATGAAGAGACAAAGATGAACACTCCTGCACCCAAGGAAGCCCTAAAGCGACTGCCCGTTGTGGAGATTGACTACGATTACTGCAAGGGGTGTGGAATATGCTATAACGAATGTCCTGTTAAGGCAATAGATTTTGTGAAGGAGGAGAAGTAA
- the porA gene encoding pyruvate synthase subunit PorA gives MKAMIRGNESIAYAFKLARVKVIPAYPITPSTLVPEKISEFIANGEMDAEFVTVESEHSAISAAIGASAHGVRVGTATASQGLALMHEVLFIASGMRLPIVMGIGNRALSAPINIWCDHQDMMSQRDTGWMQFYAESNQEGLDLGLMAFKIAEDERILLPAMVGIDAFVLTHTVEPVELPEQRDVDDFIGEFVPHYVTLDPEKPATLGAFGFPEYFMEFKYGQWIAMERAKKVIDEVFSEFEERFGRTYKKVYPEFMEDADIVLITMGSMTSTTREFVKRLRAQGKKVGLLKITTFRPFPKEELKELLKGVKVAAVLERNISFGFGGAVYAEVGAAFANMESKPKIVDFIVGLGGRDITFKTLNEVYEIAEKAAKGEKVDEVNWIDVNKEAVLKAEGLL, from the coding sequence ATGAAGGCGATGATTAGAGGAAACGAATCAATAGCGTACGCCTTTAAACTGGCAAGGGTAAAGGTGATACCTGCATACCCAATAACGCCATCCACGCTTGTACCTGAGAAGATAAGCGAGTTCATAGCCAACGGTGAGATGGATGCCGAGTTTGTGACTGTGGAGAGCGAGCACAGCGCCATAAGCGCGGCCATAGGGGCAAGTGCCCATGGTGTTCGTGTGGGTACTGCCACTGCATCCCAGGGTCTGGCTCTCATGCATGAGGTACTGTTCATTGCCAGTGGAATGAGACTTCCAATCGTGATGGGCATAGGAAATCGTGCCCTCAGCGCTCCCATCAACATATGGTGCGATCATCAGGATATGATGTCCCAGCGTGATACGGGATGGATGCAATTCTACGCGGAGAGCAATCAGGAGGGTTTGGACCTCGGACTTATGGCATTCAAGATCGCCGAGGATGAGCGTATTCTCCTGCCAGCCATGGTTGGTATTGATGCCTTCGTTCTCACGCATACCGTCGAGCCCGTGGAGCTGCCGGAGCAGAGGGATGTGGATGATTTCATAGGTGAGTTTGTGCCCCATTATGTAACCCTTGATCCTGAGAAGCCGGCCACCCTTGGAGCATTTGGATTTCCTGAGTACTTCATGGAGTTTAAGTACGGACAGTGGATTGCCATGGAGAGGGCAAAGAAGGTCATAGATGAGGTGTTCAGCGAATTTGAGGAGAGATTTGGCAGGACTTACAAGAAGGTCTATCCAGAGTTCATGGAGGATGCGGACATTGTTCTCATAACTATGGGTTCAATGACCTCAACCACCCGAGAATTTGTGAAAAGGCTTCGTGCTCAGGGCAAGAAGGTTGGGCTTCTGAAGATCACCACATTCAGACCATTCCCGAAGGAGGAGCTGAAAGAACTTCTCAAGGGTGTGAAGGTTGCTGCAGTGCTTGAACGCAACATATCCTTCGGATTCGGAGGTGCCGTTTATGCGGAAGTTGGAGCTGCATTTGCAAACATGGAGAGCAAGCCCAAGATTGTGGATTTCATTGTGGGTCTTGGAGGAAGGGACATAACATTCAAAACGCTAAATGAGGTCTACGAGATTGCAGAGAAGGCAGCCAAGGGAGAGAAGGTGGACGAGGTGAACTGGATTGATGTAAATAAGGAGGCCGTGCTTAAAGCGGAGGGATTACTATGA
- a CDS encoding thiamine pyrophosphate-dependent enzyme, whose translation MSYEKEEFFAPGHGMCAGCAAPIIVKWVLKYAGPNTIVVNATGCLEVATTAYPRTSWRVPWLHVAFENAAAAASGVEAAARARGEKLNIIAFGGDGGTADIGFQALSGMVERGHNVLYVLYDNEAYMNTGIQRSGATPWGAWTTTSKVGQANPIGKLEPKKPIARIIAAHNAKYVATANPAIFNDFKKKVQKALSYEGPRFLHVISSCTTGWRHDPSKTIEIMKLATDTGIFPLWEVEDGDLENMRITYKPKKFKPVEEYLKPQGRFRHLLKNPEYVKMLQEQVDAWWAKYGHHYKP comes from the coding sequence ATGAGTTACGAAAAGGAAGAATTTTTCGCACCTGGTCATGGAATGTGCGCTGGATGCGCCGCTCCCATAATTGTGAAATGGGTACTCAAATATGCAGGTCCAAATACCATAGTGGTTAATGCCACAGGATGCTTGGAGGTGGCTACAACAGCATATCCGCGCACATCCTGGCGTGTACCATGGCTCCATGTGGCCTTTGAAAATGCTGCGGCTGCCGCCAGCGGAGTAGAGGCTGCGGCGAGAGCCAGAGGTGAGAAACTAAATATAATTGCCTTTGGCGGGGATGGTGGAACTGCCGACATAGGGTTCCAGGCTCTCAGCGGAATGGTTGAGAGAGGGCACAACGTGCTCTACGTGCTCTATGATAATGAGGCGTATATGAACACTGGAATCCAGCGTAGTGGCGCCACACCTTGGGGAGCATGGACCACCACCAGCAAGGTCGGGCAGGCAAATCCTATAGGCAAATTGGAGCCCAAGAAACCAATTGCAAGAATAATTGCAGCACATAATGCCAAGTACGTTGCAACGGCAAATCCTGCAATATTCAACGATTTTAAGAAGAAGGTTCAGAAGGCACTCAGTTACGAGGGTCCTCGCTTCCTACATGTGATATCCTCCTGCACAACTGGATGGAGGCATGACCCGAGTAAGACAATAGAGATAATGAAACTTGCAACGGATACTGGTATATTTCCACTCTGGGAAGTTGAGGACGGAGACCTTGAGAACATGCGCATAACATACAAGCCAAAGAAATTCAAGCCTGTGGAGGAGTACCTCAAGCCCCAGGGCAGGTTCAGGCACCTGCTCAAGAACCCAGAGTACGTTAAGATGTTGCAGGAACAGGTTGATGCATGGTGGGCCAAGTACGGGCACCACTATAAACCATAA
- the mfnA gene encoding tyrosine decarboxylase MfnA, giving the protein MDDEEIENLLDGYYSRDMHYEEGRILGSMYTKPPDVVLKSFFKFYQANLGNAGLYPGTAELEREVVKFLLKLTSGSEDFYGRIVSGGTEANITALWAAREMGYSRILTTEDAHFSVTKAAKLLKIPLKRLEVKNGIMDIDALSSELRRGDIVVLTAGTTPLGLIDPIEEVSKLCDEGCYLHVDAAFGGYVIPFLRELGHTDKKFGFDVENVMSVTIDPHKMGMAPYPAGGLVARENLFERIAVDAPYLMGGKSDTLLGTRQSGSVAAAYAAILHFRWEGYRKVVKECMDRAEYMVKRAEEEGFDVPFKPEMNIVNIGLKDVRKAKEILLTRGWGISTNPKYSTVRIVVMPHVTREVIERFLEELKNIKRDYGL; this is encoded by the coding sequence ATGGATGATGAGGAAATAGAAAATCTACTGGACGGGTACTACAGCAGGGATATGCACTACGAAGAGGGTAGGATTCTAGGCTCCATGTACACAAAGCCCCCGGATGTGGTTTTAAAATCGTTTTTCAAATTTTACCAGGCAAATCTGGGCAATGCAGGGCTCTATCCCGGAACTGCTGAACTGGAGAGAGAGGTTGTGAAATTCCTACTTAAATTGACTTCTGGCAGTGAGGATTTTTACGGGCGTATTGTGAGCGGGGGCACAGAGGCAAACATAACAGCCCTATGGGCCGCACGGGAGATGGGATACAGCAGGATTCTGACAACCGAAGATGCACATTTTTCAGTAACAAAGGCTGCAAAATTGCTCAAAATACCCTTAAAGAGATTGGAAGTGAAGAATGGCATAATGGATATAGACGCACTGTCATCGGAATTGAGAAGAGGAGACATTGTAGTTCTAACCGCGGGCACAACACCCCTGGGCCTCATTGATCCAATTGAAGAGGTATCGAAATTATGCGATGAGGGATGCTATTTGCATGTGGATGCTGCCTTTGGAGGCTACGTGATCCCATTTTTGCGTGAGTTGGGCCACACAGATAAAAAATTCGGATTTGATGTGGAGAATGTGATGAGCGTAACAATTGACCCCCACAAGATGGGCATGGCACCATACCCCGCTGGCGGGCTGGTTGCGAGGGAGAATTTATTTGAGAGAATTGCGGTGGATGCTCCGTACCTGATGGGGGGAAAGAGTGACACGCTCCTTGGCACAAGGCAGAGTGGAAGTGTGGCTGCCGCCTACGCAGCAATACTGCATTTCAGATGGGAAGGGTATAGAAAAGTGGTGAAAGAATGCATGGATAGAGCAGAATACATGGTAAAAAGAGCCGAGGAAGAGGGTTTTGATGTGCCCTTCAAACCGGAGATGAACATCGTGAACATTGGGCTAAAAGATGTAAGGAAAGCAAAAGAGATCCTCCTTACAAGAGGATGGGGAATATCAACAAACCCAAAATACAGCACGGTAAGAATAGTGGTTATGCCCCACGTAACCAGAGAAGTTATTGAGAGGTTCTTGGAAGAACTCAAAAATATAAAAAGAGATTATGGTTTATAG
- the glnA gene encoding type I glutamate--ammonia ligase, with protein MQQEILKMVKERSVKYIHLQFMDILGQVKSVMIPHIMLEKALSEGILFDGSSIAGYATIDESDMRAVPDAKTFQILPDDPKTATIICDIYLPNGKRFDGDPRYVLQRALKKAESMNFKFVTGPEFEFFLFKMRDGKPTLEPNDYGGYFDFGPVDQGEEVRKEIIGIFADIDYMPEAAHHEVAPGQHEIDLRYGYALTIADRILTLKAMIKRVALKYGLYATFMPKPVFGVNGTGMHVHQSLLSRDCNENRFYDPNGPWELSDVALHYIGGLLKHADETTAILNSWVNSYKRLVPGYEAPVYISWANLNRSALIRVPAGRGMKTRIELRNPDPAGNPYLQFAVMLAAGLDGIAKRVEPPEPVEQNIFAMSPEKREELGIKSLPESLGEALHHLSRSEFMREVLGEHVFNHFLYVKRKEWSEYRAQVTEWEIKNLLPIL; from the coding sequence ATGCAGCAAGAGATTTTAAAAATGGTGAAGGAGAGGAGTGTGAAGTACATACACCTGCAATTCATGGACATTCTGGGGCAGGTAAAGAGCGTTATGATACCTCACATAATGCTTGAGAAGGCTCTAAGCGAGGGAATACTCTTTGACGGTTCCAGCATTGCAGGATACGCCACCATTGACGAGAGTGATATGCGTGCGGTTCCAGATGCAAAAACGTTTCAAATTCTGCCCGATGATCCCAAAACGGCAACTATCATATGTGACATATATTTGCCAAACGGCAAGAGATTTGATGGCGATCCGAGGTACGTGCTTCAGAGAGCACTGAAAAAGGCAGAGAGTATGAATTTCAAATTCGTCACAGGGCCAGAGTTTGAATTTTTTCTGTTCAAGATGAGAGACGGAAAGCCAACTCTGGAGCCAAACGACTACGGTGGTTATTTTGATTTTGGCCCTGTTGATCAGGGTGAGGAGGTGCGCAAGGAGATAATAGGGATATTTGCAGACATAGATTACATGCCTGAGGCAGCACATCACGAAGTGGCTCCAGGACAGCACGAGATTGATCTGAGATACGGATACGCTCTGACCATAGCCGACAGGATTCTAACACTGAAGGCTATGATAAAGAGGGTTGCCCTCAAATACGGGCTATACGCCACATTTATGCCAAAACCGGTATTCGGGGTTAACGGCACCGGAATGCATGTGCATCAGAGTCTTTTAAGCAGAGATTGCAATGAAAACAGGTTCTACGACCCAAATGGGCCATGGGAACTGAGCGATGTGGCCCTTCACTACATTGGCGGATTGCTCAAGCATGCAGATGAGACCACCGCCATACTGAACTCGTGGGTGAATTCATACAAGCGCCTTGTGCCCGGATACGAGGCACCCGTTTACATTTCCTGGGCCAATCTAAACAGAAGTGCACTAATACGAGTACCCGCAGGGAGAGGCATGAAGACAAGGATAGAACTGAGAAATCCTGATCCTGCTGGAAATCCGTATCTGCAATTTGCCGTGATGCTTGCAGCCGGCCTTGACGGAATAGCAAAAAGAGTAGAGCCTCCCGAACCCGTTGAGCAGAACATATTTGCGATGAGTCCAGAAAAAAGAGAAGAACTGGGAATAAAATCCCTGCCCGAGAGTTTGGGCGAGGCATTGCACCACCTGAGCAGAAGCGAGTTTATGCGAGAAGTCCTTGGAGAGCACGTATTCAATCATTTTCTATATGTGAAGCGCAAGGAGTGGAGCGAATACAGGGCCCAGGTTACGGAGTGGGAGATAAAGAATCTACTGCCAATACTTTAA
- a CDS encoding PLP-dependent aminotransferase family protein, with protein MWDEEFSEIAKRLKASEIRELLKVTQEPDIISLAGGLPSPKAFPVEIIGEIVSNMLEKHGDKMLQYGSTEGVNTFRDTLVDFLTSRYGFNNLKRDNILITTGSQQGLYLLAKVFIDPGDYVIIEAPTYVGVLTAFQSYQPRYVSIEMDDDGMRMDMLEDALKRLKGEGIRPKMIYTIPTFQNPAGVTMSEDRRKRLLELAEEYNLLVVEDAPYEELRFSGEPVPQIKRFDREHRVVYLGTFSKTLSPGMRVAYMVAHEEIIHKAVLAKQGIDLCTSPFLQYVAQEYIRGGYFEKHIPNIIKLYREKRNVMLDALEDYFPDGVRWTRPDGGMFLWVTLPEGMDAEKLFKKAIEKRVAFVIGAAFFPNRDHRNTLRLNFTYPSEEEIKEGVRRLGQAIKETL; from the coding sequence ATGTGGGATGAAGAATTCTCGGAGATCGCAAAACGCCTTAAAGCATCGGAGATTAGAGAACTGCTTAAAGTTACCCAGGAGCCTGATATAATCTCGCTGGCCGGGGGTTTGCCAAGCCCCAAGGCCTTTCCCGTTGAAATAATCGGGGAAATCGTCTCCAATATGCTTGAAAAGCATGGGGATAAGATGCTTCAATACGGTTCAACCGAGGGTGTTAACACTTTCAGAGATACTCTCGTTGATTTTCTCACCTCACGCTACGGGTTCAATAATCTAAAAAGAGACAATATTCTCATCACAACGGGCTCTCAGCAGGGTCTCTATCTACTCGCCAAGGTATTTATCGATCCCGGAGATTATGTGATCATTGAAGCGCCAACCTATGTGGGAGTTCTCACGGCGTTCCAGTCCTATCAGCCGCGGTACGTATCCATTGAGATGGATGATGATGGAATGAGAATGGATATGCTTGAGGATGCACTTAAGAGATTGAAGGGTGAGGGAATAAGGCCCAAGATGATTTATACGATCCCAACTTTCCAGAATCCAGCGGGCGTGACCATGTCCGAGGACAGAAGAAAGAGACTTCTGGAACTGGCGGAGGAGTACAACCTTCTCGTTGTTGAGGATGCTCCCTACGAGGAACTCCGTTTCTCCGGTGAGCCTGTTCCCCAGATCAAGCGATTTGACCGCGAACACAGGGTTGTGTACCTCGGCACGTTCTCAAAGACCCTCAGCCCGGGAATGAGGGTTGCCTATATGGTGGCCCACGAGGAGATAATTCACAAGGCCGTGCTTGCAAAGCAGGGCATAGACCTGTGTACCAGTCCGTTCCTGCAGTATGTGGCTCAGGAGTACATCAGGGGTGGCTATTTTGAGAAACACATACCCAACATAATCAAATTGTACAGAGAAAAGAGAAATGTGATGCTGGATGCCCTTGAGGATTATTTCCCGGATGGCGTTAGATGGACTAGGCCCGATGGTGGAATGTTCCTTTGGGTAACTTTGCCTGAAGGAATGGATGCTGAAAAACTGTTCAAGAAGGCCATTGAGAAAAGGGTGGCATTTGTCATAGGTGCAGCGTTCTTCCCAAACAGGGACCACAGAAATACCCTGAGATTGAATTTCACCTATCCATCAGAGGAAGAAATAAAGGAGGGTGTGAGGAGACTTGGCCAGGCGATAAAGGAAACCCTCTAA